One Streptomonospora salina genomic window, CGCAGGGCGAGCTTGTCGAAGCGGGTGGCCACAGCACGGAACTGCTTGAGCCGCCCGATCCCGCACTCCACCACGTGGCGCTGCTTATACGCCTGTCGGTCCACCCTCGGCGGCCGGCCGCCCGCCGACCCCTTCGCCTTGCGATGGCACCGCTGGTCGCGGGGCTCGGCGATGGTCGCCGGGATCTTGCGCCGCCGCAGGTAGGCCCGGTTGGCCCGCGAGGAGTAGGCCTTGTCGGCCAACACCCGCTCGGGCCGAATACGCGGGCGCCCCGGCCCGGAGCGGGCCACACGGATGCGCTCCAGAACCCGCGCGAACTGCGGGCTGTCACCGCGCTGGCCCGCCGTCAATACCACCGACAGCGGTTTGCGGTGCTGCTCTCCGGCCAGGTGGAGCTTGGTGGAGAACCCGCCGCGCGAACGCCCCAGCGCGTGGTCGCCGGGTTCGTCGCCGGGCGGCTCGGCCTGGCGGCCGGGACGGCGGCGCGCCCCGGCGGCGTGGGGGTGGGCACGGCAGGTGGTGGAGTCGACCGCGACCGTCCAGCCGATGAGCCCGGCGGCATCGGTCCAGGCCCGCAGCTTGGCCGCGATCAGCGCCCAGATCCCGGCGCGCTGCCAGCTCCGCAGCAGATGGTAGACCGACTGCCAATGGCCGTAGCGTTCGGGCACGTCGCGCCAGGGCACACCGGCGCGGGTGCGCCAGCGGATGCCGTCCAGCAGTTGGCGCCGCGTCCATGTCGGCGGCCTCCCGCCTGCGGGTCGCGGGGGCAGCAGCGGTTTCAGGGCCCGCCACTGCTTGTCGGTCAGGTCTTTACGTCCTCCGATCGGTACCCTGGCCACCGAGGTCTCCGTGTAGATGGGCTGCTTGGTCGTTGCTCCATTTACCGGAGACCTCGCTTGTGCGCAGTCCCGACATGCCGGGCAAGCCCGATCAACCAGGGCTTCTTAAACAGGGCCTAGTGCCGGGGCGGAGGCGTTGGCGAGCGAGCTCGGGTCAGTCGGGGTCAGAGAGCGGCCGCCACTGAACTGGCCAAGGATACGTTCGATGAATACCGGAGCGGCGACGCCGGACACGAACGCTCCGATCTGTCCGGAGACTTGGTCGGAGCCGCCCAGGGCCATCGCCAGGACGGTGCCGACGCCCAGGCGAAGCACAATCGAGACCAGTAGGGGGAAGGCCGAGGGTGCCCCGGGCGCGCGCCAGGGCCAGTCGCGCGTGCGTGAGATCGCGGCCGCGAACTGCAGCGCCTCTACGCACCCGGCTCCCGCTAGGCCCCATGGGGCGTACTCCCACAACGGCATGGAGCCACCCTAGTACTCCAGTTGTAGATCCGGTTTGTCCTTCCTTGCCCCCAATGCCGGCGACAGCACACCACCAGACCACTGAATCGGGCCGTTCACCGGACACACAGACGGCCACCGCGTGATCATCGATGGTTGTGAAGACAACGAAAACCCCGGCGGTGGCCGCTGCGCTCAGCGTAGCCGCCCAACGCTGGCCCCACCGGCTGAACGAGCTGATCCACACCATCTCCACCCGCCTCACCCGACCCGAGACCCGACACACGACCCGCGACCTCCTCCGCGGCCTGCTCGCCCCGCTGGCACGCAAGAACTGCTGGACCCTGGCCGAACACGCCGGCCACCCCACCCCCCACCGCCTCCAGCACCTGCTCTCCCGCGCCCAGGTCGACGAAGGCGGCCTGATCGAAGACCTGCGCACCTACACCCGCACCCACCTGGGAGACCAGGACGCCGTCCTGGTCCTGGACGAAACCGGGGACCTGAAGAAGGGCACCGCAACGGTCGGCGTCCAGCGCCAGTACACCGGCACCGCCGGACGCGTCGAGAACGCCCAGGTCGCGGTCTACCTCGCCTACGCCACGCCTGCCGGCCACGCTCTGACCGACCACCGCCTCTACCTGCCCCGCTCCTGGACCCGCGACCCCGAACGGCTGCGCGCCGCCGGGGTCCCCGACGAGGTCTCCTTCGCGACCAAACCCGAGCTCGCCCGGCAGATGATCTCGGCCGCCCTGGCTGCGCACACACCGGCCCGGTGGGTGGCCGCCGACGAGGTCTACGGCGCCAATCCGCATCTGCGCCACGCCCTGGAAGAGGCGCACCTGGGGGGTTCCCCCGTGAGTGTGGACACCCGGTAATCAGGCAGCCAGGTGCAGCTTAGCGGTTCGGTGCTCGTAGACGGCGGGGGCGAGGTAGCCGATCGCCGAGTGCCTGCGGCGGGTGTTGTAGCGGTTGATCCAGGAGAACACCGCCATGCGCGCCGTGTGCGGGCTGGGCCACCGCTTCAAGCCGGGCCCCTGGAGGGTTTCGCGTTTGAGAGTGGCGTGGAAGGCCTCGGCCGCGGCGTTGTCGGCCGAGGAGCCCACCGCGCCCATCGAGCGCACCACCCCCAGCTCCGCACACTGTGTCTGGAACCGCCGGGAGGTGTATTGGGCGCCGTGGTCGGTGTGGAAGACCGCGCCGTCCAGGCAGCCGCCCCGCGCGCGCCGGGCCCCCTCCAACGCATCGCAGACGAGTTCGGCGCGCATATGGTCGGCGATGGACCAGCCCACCACCCGCCGCGAGTACAGGTCGATCACCGTGGCCAGGTACAGGAACCGGTCGCCGTCCACGGGCAGGTAGGTGATGTCGCCGACATAGCGGGTGTTGGGCGCCTGGGCGGTGAAGTCGCGGCCCAGCAGGTCGCCCGCCGGGGCCGTGGCGGGCTCGGGCACCGTGGTGCGCACTTTCCTGCGCAGGTGCAGGCCTTCGATGCCGGCGGTGCGCATCAGGCGCTCCACCCGCTTGTGGTTGATTACGTGGCCCTGCTCGCGCAGCTCGGCGGTGATCCTCGGCGCCCCGCAGGCGCGGTCGGCCGCGTGGATCGCCGCGATCCGGGTGGTCAGTTCGGCGTCGGCGGCCGCCCGCTGTTCACGCGCGCCTGCGCGGGCCCGCCAGGCGTAGTAGCCCGAGCGCGACAGCTGAAGCACCGCGCACAGCCGCTTGGCGCCGTAGGCGCCCTGGTGGTCCTGGACGAAGCAGAAGCGGCTCACTGCTTCATCTCTCCCGCGAAATAGGCGGCCGCCTTGCGCAGGATCTCGCGTTCCTTCTCCAGTTCGGCGATCTGGGCGCGCAGCCGTTTGTTCTCCTGCTGCAGCGGCTCGCCCGCGGGCGCGGCCTCTGCCGGGCGGGGGTGGGCCGGCGCGGCCGTCGCCGAGCGCTGCCTGTCGTCGATGCGGATCCAGTTGCGCAGCGTCTCGCGGTTGACGCCGAGCTCGTCGGCGATCTCGGCGATGGTGGCGCCGGGCCGGGACCGGTACAGCGCGACCGCGTCGGCTTTGAACTCGGCCGGATAGTGCTTCATGGCCATGGTGGTGGACTCCTCCTTGGTTTCCATTGTCGGAGATGTCCACTACTCAGGGGGAGGCTCCCTGGGCTATGTGCTGGGGGTGGCCCGCACCGAGCGCATCGCCCTGGCGCACGGCCCGAGGACCCTCGCCGAACTCGCGGTCCTCACCCCCGAGACCGCCTGGCAGCGCCTTTCCGCCGGATCGGGCGCCAAGGGCCGGCGCCTGTACGACTGGGCGCTCATCGAGGCCGAACCCACCGCCGAGGGGCACCGGTGGGCACTGATCCGCCGCCATCGCACCACGAAAGAGCTGGCGTTCTACCGGTGCTACGCACCCGAACCGGTCGCCCTGAAACGCCTGGTCGCCGTTGCCGGGCGCCGGTGGACGGTCGAGGAGGGCTTCCAGCAGAGCAAGGGCCTGGCCGGGCTGGACGAGCATCAGGTGCGTACCTGGCGCTCCTGGTACCGGTGGAGCCTGTTCGCGATGTGGGCCTATGCCTTCCTCGCGGCCTGCGCGGCCATCGAGCAGCGCCAAGACCCGGCCGCAGACGGGATGACCGCGTTGACGTGCAACGAGATCGCCCATCTACTCAACGCCCTGTTCCCGAGGCGTCCCGAGATCGAGCATGTACTGGGCTGGTCGGTGTTCAGACGCTCCCACCAGGACAGCGCCCGCCGGTGTCATTACCGCAGACAAGCCGCCCGAGAACCATGACAAACCGGATCTACAACTGGAGTACTAGGGAGCCTGGGCGAGTGGTGGCGTCCATATAACAGCCGCTGAAGCCGATGTTTCGCCGAGGGCCCGTCTCAGTTGTGTCGTCGCGGTGGCCTCAGAGCACGGCTATCTCGATGTGGAGCCGGCGCATCCCGCATCGGCGTGGCCGCGACCGCGGATGAGACGTCATGACCGGCTCCCCGAATCCGCAGCCGCACTGGG contains:
- a CDS encoding IS5 family transposase codes for the protein MARVPIGGRKDLTDKQWRALKPLLPPRPAGGRPPTWTRRQLLDGIRWRTRAGVPWRDVPERYGHWQSVYHLLRSWQRAGIWALIAAKLRAWTDAAGLIGWTVAVDSTTCRAHPHAAGARRRPGRQAEPPGDEPGDHALGRSRGGFSTKLHLAGEQHRKPLSVVLTAGQRGDSPQFARVLERIRVARSGPGRPRIRPERVLADKAYSSRANRAYLRRRKIPATIAEPRDQRCHRKAKGSAGGRPPRVDRQAYKQRHVVECGIGRLKQFRAVATRFDKLALRYEATIQVAVIDIWLRDLAATPS
- a CDS encoding IS3 family transposase (programmed frameshift); amino-acid sequence: MAMKHYPAEFKADAVALYRSRPGATIAEIADELGVNRETLRNWIRIDDRQRSATAAPAHPRPAEAAPAGEPLQQENKRLRAQIAELEKEREILRKAAAYFGGRDEAVSRFCFVQDHQGAYGAKRLCAVLQLSRSGYYAWRARAGAREQRAAADAELTTRIAAIHAADRACGAPRITAELREQGHVINHKRVERLMRTAGIEGLHLRRKVRTTVPEPATAPAGDLLGRDFTAQAPNTRYVGDITYLPVDGDRFLYLATVIDLYSRRVVGWSIADHMRAELVCDALEGARRARGGCLDGAVFHTDHGAQYTSRRFQTQCAELGVVRSMGAVGSSADNAAAEAFHATLKRETLQGPGLKRWPSPHTARMAVFSWINRYNTRRRHSAIGYLAPAVYEHRTAKLHLAA